One region of Pseudomonas sp. ABC1 genomic DNA includes:
- a CDS encoding OsmC family protein, which translates to MKARIQWAGDAMFLGESGSGHVVVMDGPPDHGGRNLGVRPMEMLLLGLGGCSSFDVVSILKKSRQRVESCEAFLEAERADEDPKVFTRIHLRFVVKGRGLKEAQVKRAVELSAEKYCSASIMLDRAGVEISHGYEIVELD; encoded by the coding sequence ATGAAGGCACGAATTCAGTGGGCAGGCGACGCCATGTTCCTGGGCGAATCAGGCAGCGGCCATGTGGTGGTGATGGATGGCCCGCCCGACCACGGCGGTCGCAACCTGGGCGTGCGCCCGATGGAAATGCTGCTGCTCGGCCTGGGCGGTTGCAGCAGCTTCGACGTCGTCAGCATTCTCAAGAAATCGCGCCAGCGCGTCGAAAGCTGCGAAGCCTTTCTGGAAGCCGAACGCGCCGATGAAGACCCCAAGGTCTTCACCAGGATCCACCTGCGCTTCGTCGTGAAAGGCCGTGGCCTCAAGGAAGCCCAGGTCAAGCGCGCGGTGGAGCTGTCTGCCGAGAAGTACTGCTCCGCCTCCATCATGCTCGACCGCGCCGGTGTCGAAATCAGCCACGGCTATGAAATCGTCGAGCTGGACTGA
- a CDS encoding PhzF family phenazine biosynthesis protein encodes MLLDIYQVDAFASRPFAGNPAAVCPLEAWPEDALLQAIAEENNLSETAFFVGSGDHYQLRWFTPRVEVDLCGHATLASAWVLFNELGVDAEVLHFATRSGELRVRREGEMLALDFPAKSPRPCSPPANLLPALGLEQAEVFLTDDYIVVVEDEAQVAALNPDFSALRGLPARGVAVTARSERFDFVSRWFGPDTGIFEDPVTGSAHTSLTPLWVERLGRNPLRAEQGGARKGQLHCELLGERVIISGQAVLYLKGRIHLPD; translated from the coding sequence ATGTTGCTCGATATCTACCAGGTGGATGCGTTCGCATCGCGTCCCTTCGCTGGCAACCCGGCTGCCGTGTGCCCACTCGAGGCCTGGCCGGAAGATGCGCTGCTGCAAGCCATCGCTGAGGAAAACAATCTGTCGGAAACGGCGTTCTTCGTCGGCAGTGGCGATCACTACCAGTTGCGCTGGTTCACACCGAGGGTGGAAGTGGACCTGTGTGGTCATGCGACCCTGGCCTCGGCCTGGGTGCTGTTCAACGAATTGGGTGTCGATGCCGAGGTGTTGCATTTCGCCACCCGTAGCGGCGAGTTGCGGGTGCGCCGCGAGGGCGAGATGCTGGCGCTGGACTTCCCGGCCAAGTCGCCACGTCCGTGTTCGCCGCCTGCCAACCTGCTGCCGGCGTTGGGCCTGGAGCAGGCCGAGGTGTTCCTGACCGACGATTACATCGTGGTGGTCGAGGATGAGGCGCAGGTCGCTGCGCTGAACCCGGATTTCAGTGCCCTCAGGGGACTGCCGGCCCGTGGTGTGGCGGTCACGGCGAGGAGCGAGCGCTTCGATTTCGTCTCGCGCTGGTTCGGCCCGGATACCGGCATCTTCGAAGACCCGGTGACCGGCTCGGCGCATACCTCGCTGACGCCCCTGTGGGTCGAGCGGCTGGGGCGCAATCCGTTGCGTGCCGAGCAGGGCGGGGCGCGCAAGGGGCAACTGCACTGCGAGCTGCTTGGGGAGCGGGTGATTATCAGTGGGCAAGCGGTGCTGTACCTCAAGGGGCGCATCCACCTGCCGGATTGA
- a CDS encoding ammonium transporter, protein MESTALIPVQYGLDTFYFVICGALVMWMAAGFAMLEAGLVRSKNTVEILTKNITLFAVASVMYLLVGYYIMYSSTAGGILPSLGFLIGDEHAVDVVAAGGEDAPYYSARADFFFQIVFAATCMSIVSGAVAERMKLWAFLAFAVVMTGFIYPVQGFWKWGGGFLDEAGFLDFAGSGVVHLAGATAALAGVLLLGARKGKYGPNGQVNAIPGANLPLVTLGTFILWMGWFGFNGGSQLRMTTIEDANAVAQVFTNTNMAAAGGVIAALIVSRLLFGKSDLTMILNGALAGLVAITAEPLTPSALQATLIGAVGGVLVVFSILGLDRLRIDDPVGAISVHGVVGIWGVLAVALTNPDATFGAQLLGAVCIFAWVFVASLIVWGIIKLVMGLRVSEEEEYEGVDLAECGMEAYPEFTNKR, encoded by the coding sequence ATGGAAAGCACAGCATTGATACCGGTCCAGTACGGATTGGATACCTTCTACTTCGTCATCTGCGGTGCACTGGTGATGTGGATGGCTGCCGGGTTCGCCATGCTCGAAGCGGGTCTGGTGCGCAGCAAGAACACAGTGGAAATCCTGACCAAGAACATCACGCTGTTCGCCGTGGCGTCGGTGATGTACCTGCTGGTCGGCTACTACATCATGTACTCCAGTACCGCGGGCGGCATTCTGCCGAGCCTGGGCTTCCTGATCGGTGACGAGCACGCGGTGGATGTGGTCGCCGCGGGTGGCGAGGATGCGCCTTACTACTCGGCGCGTGCGGACTTCTTCTTCCAGATCGTGTTCGCCGCGACCTGCATGTCGATCGTTTCCGGTGCAGTGGCCGAGCGCATGAAGCTCTGGGCCTTCCTTGCCTTTGCCGTGGTGATGACCGGTTTCATCTACCCGGTACAGGGCTTCTGGAAATGGGGCGGCGGTTTCCTCGACGAAGCCGGCTTCCTGGACTTCGCCGGTTCGGGCGTCGTGCACCTGGCGGGTGCCACCGCAGCGCTGGCTGGTGTCCTGCTGCTCGGGGCGCGTAAAGGCAAGTACGGCCCTAACGGTCAGGTCAATGCCATTCCCGGCGCCAACCTGCCATTGGTGACCCTGGGTACCTTCATCCTGTGGATGGGTTGGTTCGGCTTCAACGGTGGTTCGCAACTGCGCATGACCACCATCGAGGATGCCAACGCGGTCGCCCAGGTGTTCACCAACACCAACATGGCCGCCGCCGGTGGCGTGATCGCGGCGCTGATCGTGTCCCGTCTGCTGTTCGGCAAGTCCGACCTGACCATGATCCTCAATGGCGCCCTGGCGGGCCTGGTGGCGATCACTGCCGAGCCGCTGACGCCAAGTGCGTTGCAGGCGACCCTGATCGGTGCGGTCGGTGGTGTGCTGGTGGTGTTCAGTATCCTGGGGCTGGATCGACTGCGTATCGATGACCCGGTTGGTGCCATCTCGGTCCACGGCGTGGTCGGTATCTGGGGTGTGCTGGCGGTTGCCCTGACCAACCCGGATGCGACTTTCGGTGCGCAACTGCTGGGTGCCGTCTGCATCTTCGCCTGGGTCTTCGTCGCCAGCCTGATCGTCTGGGGCATCATCAAACTGGTGATGGGGCTGCGTGTCAGCGAGGAAGAGGAATACGAAGGCGTGGACCTCGCCGAGTGCGGCATGGAGGCTTACCCGGAATTCACCAACAAGCGTTGA
- a CDS encoding accessory factor UbiK family protein: MLAPKAVLDAIGAQASRLFNGETRLPGAEFEAQLKAVVQGALSKLDVVSRDEFDSQMLVLARTRARLEALEAKVAELEARLSPSSDA; encoded by the coding sequence ATGCTCGCACCCAAAGCCGTACTCGACGCCATCGGCGCCCAGGCATCGCGCCTGTTCAATGGTGAAACCCGCCTGCCTGGGGCCGAATTCGAAGCCCAATTGAAAGCAGTGGTACAAGGCGCCCTGAGCAAACTGGATGTCGTCAGCCGCGACGAATTCGACAGCCAGATGCTGGTGCTGGCCCGGACCCGCGCACGCCTCGAAGCCCTCGAAGCGAAAGTCGCCGAACTGGAAGCGCGACTGAGTCCCTCCAGCGACGCCTGA
- a CDS encoding ammonium transporter, with the protein MTLRKFAGLGALLSLISPGIAMAQETALDSGDTAWMLTATALVLFMTIPGLALFYGGMVRSKNILSVMMQCFAITGLMSILWMVYGYSLAFDTTGMEAGVINFNSFVGGLDRAFLSGLTLDSLVGAFPESVFITFQMTFAIITPALIVGAFAERMKFSAMLVFMGVWFTLVYAPIAHMVWGGDGGLMWDWGVLDFAGGTVVHINAGVAGLVACLVLGKRKGYPTTPMAPHNLGLTLVGAAMLWIGWFGFNAGSAAAANGSAGMAMLVTQIATAAAALGWMFAEWITHGKPSALGIASGVVAGLVAITPAAGTVGPMGALVIGAVSGVVCFICATSLKRKLGYDDSLDAFGVHGIGGIVGAILTGVFAAPILGGFGEVENIALQVWIQFKGVLFTVVYTGILTYVILKVIDAVMGLRVSEEEEAVGLDLSLHNERGYNL; encoded by the coding sequence ATGACTCTGCGTAAATTCGCAGGGCTAGGAGCCCTTTTGTCCCTGATAAGCCCCGGCATCGCCATGGCGCAGGAGACAGCCCTCGATTCAGGCGATACCGCCTGGATGCTCACAGCCACTGCACTGGTGCTGTTCATGACCATCCCCGGCCTGGCGCTGTTCTACGGCGGCATGGTCCGCTCGAAGAACATCCTTTCGGTGATGATGCAGTGTTTCGCCATCACGGGCCTGATGAGCATCCTGTGGATGGTCTACGGCTACAGCCTGGCGTTCGATACCACCGGCATGGAAGCGGGAGTGATCAACTTCAACTCCTTCGTCGGTGGTCTGGACCGCGCCTTCCTCAGCGGACTGACGCTGGACAGCCTGGTCGGCGCCTTCCCTGAAAGTGTCTTCATCACCTTCCAGATGACGTTCGCCATCATCACTCCGGCGCTGATCGTCGGTGCCTTCGCCGAGCGCATGAAGTTCTCCGCGATGCTGGTGTTCATGGGCGTCTGGTTCACCCTGGTGTATGCGCCCATCGCGCACATGGTCTGGGGCGGCGACGGCGGCCTGATGTGGGACTGGGGCGTGCTGGACTTCGCCGGCGGCACCGTGGTGCACATCAACGCGGGCGTTGCCGGTCTGGTCGCCTGCCTGGTGCTGGGCAAGCGTAAAGGTTACCCGACCACGCCGATGGCTCCGCACAACCTGGGCCTGACCCTGGTCGGCGCGGCCATGCTGTGGATCGGCTGGTTCGGTTTCAACGCGGGTTCTGCCGCCGCCGCCAATGGCAGCGCGGGCATGGCCATGCTGGTCACGCAGATCGCCACGGCCGCCGCTGCACTGGGCTGGATGTTCGCCGAGTGGATCACCCATGGCAAACCCAGTGCGCTGGGGATCGCTTCGGGTGTGGTCGCCGGCCTGGTCGCCATCACGCCGGCAGCCGGCACCGTCGGCCCGATGGGCGCGCTGGTGATCGGTGCGGTGTCTGGCGTGGTCTGCTTCATCTGCGCCACCTCGCTCAAACGCAAGCTCGGCTATGACGACTCCCTGGACGCCTTCGGCGTGCATGGTATCGGCGGCATCGTCGGGGCGATCCTGACGGGTGTGTTCGCGGCCCCGATCCTGGGCGGCTTCGGCGAAGTGGAGAACATCGCCCTGCAGGTCTGGATCCAGTTCAAGGGCGTGCTGTTCACCGTGGTCTACACCGGCATCCTGACCTACGTGATCCTCAAGGTGATCGATGCGGTGATGGGCCTGCGTGTCAGCGAGGAAGAGGAGGCCGTCGGCCTGGATCTCTCCCTGCACAACGAGCGTGGCTACAACCTCTAA
- a CDS encoding YifB family Mg chelatase-like AAA ATPase — MSLAIVHSRAQVGVEAPPVTVEAHLANGLPSLALVGMPETAVRESKDRVRSAILNSGFDFPPRRITLNLAPADLPKEGGRFDLAIALGVLAASAQVPTAPLSGIEALGELALSGALRPIRGVLPAALAAREAGRSLLVPWENAEEASLASGLVVHAARHLLEVAAHITGKTPLPPYQPKGLLRRQPPYPDLAEVQGQTAAKRGLLIAAAGSHNLLFTGPPGTGKTLLASRLPGLLPPLQEQEALEVATIHSVSSLAPLEHWPQRPFRQPHHSASGPALVGGGSRPQPGEITLAHRGVLFLDELPEFERRVLEVLREPLESGSIVIARARDKVCFPARFQLVAAMNPCPCGYLGDPSGRCRCTPDQIQRYRGKLSGPLLDRIDLHLSVIRETTSLHDTPVTGENSASVAARVAQARHRQETRQGCANAFLDLPGLRRHCALRNDDQGWLEHACERLGLSLRAVHRLLKVARTLADLEQARDITRPHLAEALQYRPAQSAAHG; from the coding sequence ATGTCCCTCGCCATCGTACACAGCAGGGCCCAGGTCGGCGTCGAAGCGCCACCGGTCACGGTAGAAGCCCACCTGGCCAACGGCCTGCCTTCGCTGGCTCTGGTCGGCATGCCGGAGACCGCCGTGCGGGAAAGCAAGGATCGCGTACGCAGCGCCATCCTCAACTCGGGCTTCGACTTCCCGCCCCGGCGTATCACGCTCAACCTGGCACCGGCCGACCTGCCCAAGGAAGGCGGACGCTTCGACCTGGCCATCGCACTGGGCGTACTGGCCGCCAGCGCCCAGGTCCCCACGGCGCCGCTGTCGGGCATCGAGGCGCTCGGTGAACTGGCGCTTTCCGGCGCGTTGCGCCCCATACGTGGTGTACTGCCGGCCGCCCTCGCGGCGCGCGAAGCAGGCCGCAGCCTGCTGGTGCCTTGGGAAAACGCCGAAGAAGCCAGCCTGGCATCCGGACTGGTGGTACATGCCGCGCGGCATCTGCTAGAGGTGGCGGCTCATATCACCGGGAAAACGCCTCTGCCGCCTTACCAGCCCAAGGGATTACTACGACGACAACCGCCTTACCCTGACCTTGCCGAGGTCCAGGGCCAGACAGCCGCCAAGCGCGGCCTGCTGATCGCGGCGGCGGGTTCTCATAATTTGCTTTTCACAGGTCCGCCTGGGACCGGCAAGACACTGCTGGCCAGCCGCTTGCCAGGCCTGCTGCCGCCCCTGCAAGAGCAGGAAGCGCTGGAAGTGGCGACCATCCACTCGGTGTCCAGCCTGGCGCCCCTCGAACACTGGCCCCAGCGCCCGTTTCGCCAACCTCATCACAGTGCTTCCGGCCCGGCACTGGTCGGGGGCGGCAGTCGCCCACAACCTGGGGAAATCACACTGGCCCACAGGGGAGTGCTGTTCCTCGACGAACTGCCAGAATTCGAGCGCCGTGTACTGGAAGTGCTTCGCGAGCCCCTGGAGTCAGGCAGCATCGTGATCGCCCGTGCCCGCGACAAGGTGTGCTTTCCGGCACGCTTCCAGTTGGTGGCCGCCATGAATCCCTGCCCGTGCGGCTACCTGGGCGACCCGTCCGGGCGCTGCCGTTGCACGCCAGACCAGATACAGCGCTATCGCGGCAAACTCTCCGGACCGTTGCTGGACCGCATCGACCTGCACCTGAGCGTGATACGCGAAACCACCTCGCTGCACGACACACCGGTTACAGGCGAGAACAGCGCTTCGGTCGCAGCGAGGGTCGCACAGGCACGCCATCGTCAAGAGACACGCCAGGGATGCGCCAACGCCTTCCTCGACCTGCCGGGACTACGCCGGCATTGCGCCCTGCGCAACGACGATCAGGGCTGGCTGGAACATGCCTGCGAGCGCCTTGGTCTTTCACTACGCGCCGTCCACCGCCTGCTCAAGGTGGCGCGCACCCTGGCTGACCTGGAACAGGCTCGAGACATCACCCGCCCTCACCTGGCCGAAGCCTTGCAGTATCGGCCTGCCCAGTCCGCCGCTCACGGATAA
- the crp gene encoding cAMP-activated global transcriptional regulator CRP, which yields MVAITLPCDKKHIDTLMTHCHRRRYGAKSSILHASERSETLFLILQGSVSIVIEDAEGREIIVAYLNRGDFFGEMGLFQAFGERSAWVRARSACEVAEIGYEKFRELTQQEPEIFYALSSQLAERLRNTTRKVGDLAFLDVTGRVARALVDLCKQPEAMTHPDGMQIKITRQEIGRIVGCSREMVGRVLRNLDTQGLVQVRGKTMVVYGTR from the coding sequence ATGGTAGCGATCACCCTTCCCTGCGATAAGAAACATATCGACACGCTGATGACCCACTGCCACAGGCGCCGCTACGGTGCCAAGAGTTCGATCCTGCATGCGAGCGAGCGGAGCGAGACGTTGTTTCTGATCTTGCAGGGATCGGTCTCTATCGTGATCGAAGATGCCGAGGGACGGGAGATCATCGTCGCCTACCTCAATCGTGGGGATTTCTTCGGTGAAATGGGGCTGTTCCAGGCATTCGGCGAGCGCAGCGCTTGGGTACGGGCGCGCAGTGCCTGCGAGGTGGCGGAGATCGGCTACGAGAAGTTTCGCGAGTTGACGCAGCAGGAACCGGAGATTTTCTATGCGCTGAGCAGCCAGCTCGCCGAGCGCCTGCGCAACACCACGCGCAAGGTCGGCGACCTGGCCTTCCTCGACGTGACCGGACGGGTCGCACGTGCCCTGGTCGACCTGTGCAAGCAACCGGAAGCGATGACCCATCCCGACGGTATGCAGATCAAGATCACACGCCAGGAAATCGGGCGCATCGTCGGCTGTTCGCGGGAGATGGTCGGGCGGGTGTTGCGCAACCTGGATACCCAGGGACTGGTGCAGGTGAGGGGCAAGACGATGGTGGTGTACGGCACCCGTTGA
- the glnK gene encoding P-II family nitrogen regulator, giving the protein MKLVTAIIKPFKLDDVRESLSEIGVQGITVTEVKGFGRQKGHTELYRGAEYVVDFLPKVKIDVAIADDQLDRVIEAITKAANTGKIGDGKIFVVNLEQAIRIRTGETDTDAI; this is encoded by the coding sequence ATGAAACTAGTCACTGCCATCATCAAGCCGTTCAAGCTGGACGACGTGCGCGAGTCGCTGTCGGAAATCGGCGTACAAGGCATCACCGTCACGGAAGTGAAGGGCTTTGGGCGCCAAAAGGGCCACACCGAGCTGTACCGCGGCGCCGAGTACGTCGTCGACTTCCTGCCTAAAGTGAAGATCGACGTAGCGATTGCCGACGACCAGCTCGACCGTGTGATCGAGGCCATCACCAAGGCTGCCAACACCGGCAAGATCGGCGACGGCAAGATCTTCGTGGTCAACCTGGAACAGGCCATCCGTATCCGTACCGGTGAAACCGATACCGACGCGATCTAA
- a CDS encoding choline BCCT transporter BetT codes for MEAQKSSSSTINPPVFYGSAILILALVCFSVAFPGKTQALFSEMQAWIITNVSWFYILGVALILITTVFLAVSRLGDIKLGPDHSAPDYSNLTWFAMLFSAGMGIGLMFFGVAEPVMHFLSPPVGTGGTVADAREAMRITFFHWGLHAWAIYAIVALILAYFSFRHGLPLTLRSALFPLIGERIYGPIGHAVDIFAIIGTVLGVATSLGLGVTQINTGLNQLYGVQVSIPVQIGLIVITMGLATLSVVAGLDKGIRRLSELNLGLAVLLMLLILVLGPTVFILQTFVENTGGYLSDIVSKTFNLYAYQPNDWIGGWTLFYWGWWLAWSPFVGLFIARISRGRTIREFITGVLLVPAGFTLLWMTIFGDTAIHMILWEHVSSLGEAIERDSSLALFAFLEHFPFASAISLVAIIMVVVFFVTSADSGAMVVDMLASGGKEGTPLWQRIFWAASMGAVAIALLLADGLTALQTATIASALPFTLVLLCSMWGLLKALRRDSTKQGLRYQSLNTSPGTPRATTPGGWQRRIRSLMMFPRRSHVVRYISEAVRPACDAVAEEMRKQGYAVQVTVGDDGRTRLDITHEGEPDFIYEVRPRAYAMPAFVAQSDEDDPREDRKYFRAEVHLKEGGQDYDIMGWNRDDVIGDILDQYEKHMHYLHMVR; via the coding sequence ATGGAGGCACAAAAGTCTTCGTCATCCACCATCAACCCGCCGGTCTTCTACGGCTCGGCCATCCTGATCCTCGCGCTGGTGTGTTTCAGTGTTGCCTTCCCGGGCAAGACCCAGGCCCTGTTCAGCGAAATGCAGGCCTGGATCATCACCAATGTCAGTTGGTTCTACATCCTCGGCGTCGCGCTGATCCTTATCACCACGGTGTTCCTCGCCGTCAGCCGCCTGGGTGACATCAAGCTCGGCCCCGACCACAGCGCCCCCGACTACAGCAATCTGACTTGGTTCGCCATGCTGTTTTCCGCCGGCATGGGGATCGGCCTGATGTTCTTCGGCGTCGCCGAGCCAGTCATGCATTTCCTTTCCCCGCCCGTCGGCACCGGCGGCACCGTGGCCGATGCCCGGGAGGCGATGCGCATCACCTTCTTCCACTGGGGCCTGCATGCCTGGGCCATCTACGCCATCGTCGCGCTGATCCTGGCCTACTTCAGCTTTCGCCATGGCCTGCCACTGACGCTGCGCTCGGCACTGTTCCCACTGATCGGCGAGCGCATCTACGGGCCGATCGGCCATGCCGTGGACATCTTCGCCATCATCGGCACTGTGCTCGGCGTCGCCACCTCGCTGGGCCTGGGCGTCACCCAGATCAACACCGGACTCAACCAGCTTTACGGTGTTCAGGTCTCGATCCCGGTCCAGATCGGGCTGATCGTCATCACCATGGGCCTGGCCACCCTTTCAGTCGTCGCAGGCCTGGACAAAGGCATCCGGCGCCTGTCGGAACTCAACCTCGGCCTCGCAGTGCTGCTGATGTTGCTGATCCTGGTACTCGGGCCGACCGTCTTCATCCTGCAGACCTTCGTCGAGAACACCGGCGGCTACCTGTCGGACATCGTCAGCAAAACCTTCAACCTCTACGCCTACCAGCCCAACGACTGGATCGGCGGCTGGACCCTGTTCTACTGGGGCTGGTGGCTGGCCTGGTCGCCTTTCGTCGGGCTGTTCATCGCACGCATCTCGCGCGGACGCACGATCCGTGAATTCATCACCGGCGTGCTGCTGGTGCCGGCCGGCTTCACCCTGCTATGGATGACCATCTTCGGCGACACGGCCATCCACATGATCCTCTGGGAGCATGTCAGCAGCCTCGGAGAAGCCATCGAACGAGACAGCTCGCTGGCGCTGTTCGCCTTCCTCGAACACTTCCCCTTCGCCTCGGCGATCTCGCTGGTGGCGATCATCATGGTGGTGGTGTTCTTCGTCACCTCCGCCGACTCCGGCGCCATGGTGGTGGACATGCTCGCCTCCGGTGGCAAGGAAGGCACACCGCTCTGGCAACGCATCTTCTGGGCCGCCTCGATGGGCGCGGTAGCCATCGCCCTGCTGCTGGCCGACGGCCTGACCGCACTGCAAACCGCCACCATCGCCAGCGCACTGCCGTTCACCCTGGTGCTGCTGTGCTCGATGTGGGGGCTGCTCAAGGCATTGCGTCGCGACTCGACCAAACAGGGGCTGCGCTACCAATCGCTCAACACTTCGCCTGGCACCCCGCGCGCCACCACACCCGGCGGCTGGCAGCGCCGCATCCGCAGCCTGATGATGTTCCCGCGCCGCAGCCATGTGGTGCGCTATATCAGCGAAGCGGTGCGACCGGCCTGTGACGCGGTGGCCGAGGAAATGCGCAAGCAGGGCTACGCCGTACAGGTGACAGTGGGCGACGATGGGCGCACGCGACTGGACATCACCCACGAAGGCGAACCGGACTTCATCTACGAAGTTCGTCCACGCGCCTACGCCATGCCGGCCTTCGTCGCCCAGAGCGACGAGGACGACCCACGCGAAGACCGCAAGTACTTCCGCGCCGAAGTCCACCTCAAGGAAGGCGGCCAGGACTACGACATCATGGGCTGGAACCGCGACGATGTGATCGGCGACATCCTCGACCAGTACGAGAAACACATGCATTACCTGCACATGGTCAGGTAA
- a CDS encoding NAD(P)-dependent alcohol dehydrogenase translates to MVMMKAAVFVEPGRIELQDKPIPEVGPNDALVRITTTTICGTDVHILKGEYPVAPGLTIGHEPVGIIEKLGSNVQGYQEGQRVIAGAICPSFTSYACQDGVSSQDGGCSCHGYKPMGGWRFGNTIDGTQAEYVLVPDAQANLAPVPDGLTDEQVLMCPDIMSTGFVGAEAANIKIGDIVVIFAQGPIGLCATAGAKLRGASTIIAVDGVDSRLEIARSLGADVTLNFRKVDVVDEILKLTGGRGVDVSIEALGLQSTFESALRVLKPGGTLSSLGVYSSDLVLPLGAIHAGLGDNKIITSLCPGGKERMRRLLNIVASGRIDLAPLVTHEYKLDNIVDAYDLFANQRDGVLKVAIKP, encoded by the coding sequence ATGGTCATGATGAAAGCCGCTGTATTCGTCGAGCCCGGTCGCATCGAACTGCAGGACAAACCCATCCCGGAGGTCGGCCCGAACGACGCCCTGGTGCGCATCACCACCACCACGATCTGCGGCACCGACGTGCACATCCTCAAAGGTGAATACCCGGTCGCCCCCGGCCTGACCATCGGCCACGAACCGGTCGGGATCATCGAGAAGCTCGGCAGCAACGTGCAGGGCTATCAGGAAGGCCAGCGGGTCATCGCCGGTGCCATTTGCCCCAGCTTCACCTCCTACGCCTGCCAGGACGGCGTTTCCTCCCAGGACGGCGGTTGCAGTTGCCACGGCTACAAACCCATGGGCGGCTGGCGCTTCGGCAACACCATCGATGGCACCCAGGCCGAATACGTGCTGGTCCCTGACGCCCAGGCCAACCTGGCGCCGGTGCCCGATGGACTGACCGACGAACAGGTGCTGATGTGCCCGGACATCATGTCCACCGGCTTCGTCGGCGCGGAAGCGGCGAATATCAAGATCGGCGACATCGTCGTGATCTTCGCCCAGGGCCCCATCGGGCTCTGTGCCACGGCCGGCGCCAAGCTGCGCGGCGCCAGCACCATCATCGCGGTGGACGGCGTCGACTCGCGCCTGGAGATCGCCCGCAGCCTCGGCGCGGACGTCACGCTGAACTTCAGGAAAGTCGACGTGGTGGATGAAATCCTCAAGCTGACCGGGGGGCGCGGCGTGGATGTCTCCATCGAGGCACTGGGCCTGCAATCCACCTTCGAGAGCGCCCTGCGGGTACTCAAACCGGGCGGCACCCTGTCCAGCCTGGGGGTCTACTCCAGCGACCTGGTGCTGCCGCTGGGCGCTATCCACGCGGGCCTCGGCGACAACAAGATCATCACCTCGCTGTGCCCGGGCGGTAAGGAGCGCATGCGCCGCCTGCTCAATATCGTCGCCTCCGGCCGGATCGACCTGGCGCCGCTGGTCACCCACGAGTACAAGCTGGACAACATCGTCGACGCCTACGACCTGTTCGCCAACCAGCGCGACGGCGTGCTCAAGGTGGCGATCAAGCCCTGA
- a CDS encoding YbaY family lipoprotein — MPLRPIALLGLTLLLTACASKTPAPEAPAAVPELVEESPSELVHQLSGSLIGVPKGADVELALLEVHPRNRPDKLLSSIQLKGRGDTLPFIIKFNPENFPSDQRVELRGRVTQSGRLIMRLPPKSIHSDESRALGPLHLVPAP, encoded by the coding sequence ATGCCGCTACGCCCTATCGCCCTGCTCGGCCTCACGCTCCTGCTGACTGCCTGTGCAAGCAAGACGCCTGCTCCAGAGGCGCCCGCCGCCGTTCCCGAACTGGTCGAGGAAAGCCCGTCAGAGCTGGTGCATCAGTTGAGCGGCAGCCTGATCGGCGTACCCAAGGGCGCGGATGTCGAGCTGGCCCTGCTCGAAGTACATCCGCGCAACCGTCCGGACAAGTTGCTGAGCAGCATCCAGCTCAAGGGGCGGGGCGATACCCTGCCCTTCATCATCAAGTTCAACCCCGAGAACTTCCCCAGCGACCAGCGCGTGGAATTGCGCGGACGCGTGACGCAGTCCGGCCGACTGATCATGCGCCTGCCGCCGAAATCGATTCACAGTGATGAAAGCCGCGCGCTCGGCCCACTGCACCTGGTCCCCGCGCCTTGA